In the genome of Pseudomonas sp. HS6, one region contains:
- a CDS encoding serine/threonine-protein kinase → MTELESSVDDLLMSEEQANNLTYFAFAKENKAEPLLAPTKASIGALPDVLAGRYHLERLLGAGGMGAVYRARDLLHEQFGDPDPYIALKILSEEFAESPDASALLYSEFALTRRLRHDNVLRPHTFEVDTDCQRAFITMELMRGLTLDKLLCERPLGLPWKELRDIALPLLDALAYAHRRGVLHGDMKPSNVMLCEDGVRLFDFGLGQAEEGILPGLPHLSRERFNAWTPGYAAPELLEGQPLSASADVYGVACVIYELAGGKHPFRRLPSTQARDEHLDRELQAPANLPTHCWPALRTALAFDAAERTITADQLRDALGATSSWLQRLRLRA, encoded by the coding sequence ATGACTGAACTCGAATCCTCAGTCGACGACTTGCTGATGAGCGAAGAGCAGGCCAACAACCTGACCTACTTCGCTTTCGCTAAGGAAAACAAGGCAGAGCCTTTGCTGGCGCCGACCAAGGCCAGCATCGGTGCATTGCCGGACGTACTCGCCGGCCGCTATCACCTCGAGCGTCTGCTCGGGGCCGGCGGCATGGGGGCGGTTTACCGGGCCCGGGATCTGCTGCACGAACAGTTCGGCGATCCCGATCCTTACATTGCGCTGAAAATCCTCAGCGAAGAATTTGCCGAGTCGCCGGACGCCAGCGCCTTGCTCTACAGCGAGTTCGCCCTGACCCGACGCCTGCGCCACGACAACGTGCTGCGACCGCACACGTTCGAAGTCGACACCGATTGCCAGCGTGCCTTCATCACCATGGAACTCATGCGTGGCCTGACCCTGGACAAACTGCTCTGCGAGCGGCCGCTGGGCCTGCCGTGGAAGGAACTGCGCGACATCGCGCTGCCGCTGCTCGACGCGCTGGCCTACGCCCACCGTCGCGGCGTGCTGCACGGTGACATGAAACCGAGCAACGTCATGCTCTGCGAAGACGGCGTGCGCCTGTTTGACTTCGGTCTCGGGCAAGCCGAGGAGGGCATCCTGCCCGGCCTGCCGCACCTGAGTCGCGAGCGCTTCAACGCCTGGACCCCGGGTTACGCCGCCCCCGAACTGCTTGAGGGCCAACCGCTGTCGGCCAGCGCGGACGTGTACGGCGTGGCCTGCGTGATCTATGAACTGGCGGGCGGCAAACACCCGTTCCGCCGCTTGCCCTCGACCCAGGCCCGAGACGAACACCTGGATCGCGAGCTGCAAGCCCCGGCAAATCTACCGACACACTGCTGGCCCGCGCTGCGCACCGCGCTGGCCTTTGACGCGGCAGAGCGCACCATCACTGCCGACCAATTGCGTGACGCCTTGGGCGCCACCTCGTCCTGGCTGCAGCGTTTGCGACTGCGGGCGTAA
- the icmH gene encoding type IVB secretion system protein IcmH/DotU, producing the protein MIKDMEHNQDDKTVLLDRQGHGPAASPLTDFAAPPRFEQLEERMIYAARLRPAEAFNISLNSLVAASSELLSEVVRLKHSETREDLYALNERLTAGLKLFEVRALHNGAESSQVMAARYVLCTVVDEAVVTTPWGNESEWSQMSLLSSFHNETFGGEKFFQLLDRLSKNPVKHLPMLELMYLCLSLGFEGKYRVQARGMLELEGIRDALYRQIRQLRGDVPRELSPQWEGLNDQRRNLVRIVPAWMVVLFTFVCLVMMYSGFAWVLGEQRDTVLQPYQPLDPAAVQPQSQP; encoded by the coding sequence ATGATCAAGGACATGGAACATAACCAGGACGACAAAACCGTCCTGCTCGACCGTCAGGGCCATGGCCCGGCGGCGAGTCCGCTGACCGACTTCGCTGCGCCGCCGCGCTTCGAACAATTGGAAGAACGGATGATCTACGCCGCGCGCCTGCGCCCGGCGGAGGCCTTCAACATCAGCCTCAATTCGCTGGTGGCGGCGTCGTCCGAACTGCTGTCGGAAGTGGTGCGCCTCAAGCACAGCGAAACCCGCGAAGACCTCTACGCGCTCAACGAGCGCCTGACCGCCGGGCTCAAGCTGTTTGAAGTGCGCGCCCTGCACAACGGCGCCGAAAGCAGCCAGGTGATGGCCGCCCGTTACGTGCTCTGCACTGTGGTCGACGAAGCCGTCGTGACCACGCCGTGGGGCAACGAAAGCGAGTGGTCGCAGATGAGCCTGCTCAGCAGCTTCCACAACGAAACCTTCGGCGGCGAGAAGTTCTTCCAACTGCTCGATCGACTGTCGAAAAACCCGGTCAAACACCTGCCGATGCTGGAGCTGATGTACCTGTGCCTGTCCCTCGGTTTCGAAGGCAAGTACCGCGTACAGGCGCGCGGCATGCTGGAACTCGAAGGCATCCGCGACGCCCTGTACCGGCAGATCCGTCAGTTGCGTGGCGACGTGCCGCGTGAATTGTCGCCGCAGTGGGAAGGCCTCAACGATCAGCGCCGCAATCTGGTGCGCATCGTGCCGGCGTGGATGGTGGTGCTGTTCACCTTCGTCTGCCTGGTGATGATGTATTCGGGCTTCGCCTGGGTCTTGGGCGAGCAGCGCGACACCGTGCTGCAACCTTATCAGCCGCTTGATCCGGCCGCGGTCCAGCCGCAGTCGCAGCCGTAA
- the tssM gene encoding type VI secretion system membrane subunit TssM, whose product MKKFFKKVGAFLRQTWVWTLLLVLFVALLVWFVGPLLAVDDYKFWEGSTSRLLTISVLFLIWGLTMVFVSWRAGIRKKAVEETEDGQDRIRRDDLIEEEQKELKERFKDALKTLKTSSLYRGRSERWRSDLPWYLLIGPQASGKTSLLDFSGLEFPINKIDRKLTRDTHGTRHCDWYFADHGVLIDTAGRYLTQPDSEVDGSAWTTLLELLRKRRRGRPLNGVLVTIPVETLTSGSEQDIDTLARQVRARLQDVYQKLHVDVPVYLVLSKADKLLGFDEFFDQLTREESDQVLGTSFRKDQVGTDVAVLRGEFEELLRRLNSQVIMRMHSERDTQRRGRILDFPHQMGQIGERLCLFVDMAFTGNRYQRATQLRGFYLTSAPHLTHEMDSTTAGIGASLGMSAGVLPTLRSGRSRFIHHLLSRVIFPEADLAGLDKRERSRIHWGQRALYVGALGALALFGMLWAGGFSANYERLENLRNLAQNWTQQRTALSPRDDAMGTLKTLDTSYAATQVFPKKGDAAYHERVGLYQGQDVNPVVKEAYERELEKQLLPRVATLLEGQIRANMKDREKLINSLRAYLMLNMKDRRDAAWLKDWVATDWSQRYTSNTAVQNGLNAHLERLLKLPFIYPLNEQLVTQARQVLRSESLANVVYRMLREQARNLPDYRFSQHLGPQGSLFIGTEYVIPGFYTQTGYQQYFSVQGSALVTDILRDNWVLGEGAGISDMDLRRLMVELEQLYFRDYANYWSEAVGQVALPPISDAGEGAEQLAGLTSANSPVLALLTEVRENTRFQAAPEPVDEAGDAADALAGQKGKLGKVGKLASAVADKAAAMNVAKNLPDTAKKSLQRRFEPLHKLLDDNNGPAADLTPAFTALNDLQLQLAGLARSSTPEQAAFELAKTRMSGQRDALTNLRNASGRLPRPLSVWFNVLAEDSWRLVLNDAYQYLNGRYQSELYSVYGKTINQRYPFSASSTSDVAISDFREFFRAQGTIDRFFDSYMRPFVSGDPGSYRMRSIDGRSLPVSKVFLDQMAAALNIRQSFFSINPAEPTVQFKLEPYTLDPAVSRSEFKFGDKTMEYRHGPILPMNFKWPTDAEDGRTSLVMDKMAGRPIGIEKNSGPWSLFRLFDLMQTEYLTGRDVLVLKADVGGLRANYLLTSQRTPNPFDMGVMRTFRMPVQL is encoded by the coding sequence ATGAAAAAGTTTTTCAAGAAAGTCGGCGCCTTCCTGCGCCAGACCTGGGTCTGGACCTTGCTGCTGGTGCTGTTCGTGGCGCTGCTGGTGTGGTTCGTCGGCCCGCTGTTGGCGGTGGATGACTACAAGTTCTGGGAAGGTTCGACCTCCCGGTTGCTGACCATCAGCGTGCTGTTCCTGATCTGGGGCCTGACCATGGTCTTCGTCAGCTGGCGCGCCGGTATCCGCAAGAAAGCCGTCGAGGAAACCGAAGACGGCCAGGACCGTATCCGTCGCGACGACCTGATCGAAGAAGAGCAGAAAGAGTTGAAGGAGCGTTTCAAGGACGCCCTGAAAACCCTGAAGACTTCGAGCCTGTATCGCGGTCGTAGCGAGCGCTGGCGCAGTGACCTGCCGTGGTACTTGCTGATTGGCCCGCAGGCTAGCGGCAAGACCAGCCTGCTGGACTTCTCCGGGCTGGAATTCCCGATCAACAAGATCGACCGCAAGCTGACCCGCGACACCCACGGCACCCGTCATTGCGACTGGTACTTCGCCGACCACGGTGTGCTCATCGACACCGCCGGCCGCTACCTGACCCAGCCGGATTCGGAAGTCGACGGCAGCGCCTGGACCACTTTGCTAGAACTGCTGCGCAAGCGTCGTCGCGGGCGTCCGCTGAACGGCGTGCTGGTGACCATTCCGGTGGAAACCCTCACCAGTGGCAGCGAGCAGGACATCGACACTCTGGCTCGCCAGGTGCGCGCGCGTCTGCAAGACGTCTATCAGAAGCTGCACGTCGATGTGCCTGTGTATCTGGTGCTGAGCAAGGCTGACAAGCTGCTGGGCTTCGACGAATTCTTCGACCAACTGACCCGCGAAGAAAGCGATCAGGTGCTGGGCACCAGCTTCCGCAAGGATCAGGTCGGCACCGACGTGGCTGTACTGCGCGGCGAGTTCGAAGAGCTGCTGCGTCGCCTCAACAGCCAGGTGATCATGCGCATGCACTCCGAGCGCGACACCCAGCGCCGTGGCCGCATCCTCGACTTCCCGCACCAGATGGGCCAGATCGGCGAACGTCTGTGCCTGTTCGTCGACATGGCATTCACTGGCAACCGCTACCAGCGTGCGACGCAACTGCGTGGTTTCTACCTGACCAGCGCACCGCACCTGACCCACGAAATGGATTCGACCACCGCCGGTATCGGCGCCAGCCTGGGCATGAGCGCCGGCGTGCTGCCGACCCTGCGCAGCGGTCGTTCACGTTTCATCCATCACTTGCTCAGCCGGGTGATTTTCCCGGAGGCCGATCTGGCCGGTCTGGACAAGCGCGAGCGCAGCCGCATCCATTGGGGCCAGCGTGCGTTGTACGTCGGTGCATTGGGCGCACTGGCGCTGTTCGGCATGCTTTGGGCCGGTGGTTTCTCGGCCAACTACGAGCGTCTGGAAAACCTGCGCAATCTTGCACAGAACTGGACGCAGCAGCGCACGGCACTGTCGCCGCGCGATGACGCCATGGGCACGCTGAAAACCCTCGACACCAGCTACGCCGCGACTCAGGTGTTCCCGAAGAAGGGCGACGCTGCGTACCACGAGCGCGTTGGTCTGTATCAGGGCCAGGACGTCAATCCGGTGGTCAAGGAGGCTTACGAGCGCGAGCTTGAGAAGCAACTGCTGCCACGCGTCGCCACCCTGCTCGAAGGTCAGATCCGCGCCAACATGAAGGACCGCGAAAAGCTGATCAACAGCCTGCGCGCGTACCTGATGCTGAACATGAAGGACCGTCGTGATGCGGCATGGCTAAAGGACTGGGTCGCTACTGACTGGTCCCAACGCTACACCAGCAACACCGCGGTGCAGAACGGTTTGAACGCGCACCTTGAGCGTCTGCTGAAGCTGCCGTTTATCTACCCGCTCAACGAGCAACTGGTGACTCAGGCGCGTCAGGTTCTGCGCAGTGAATCGCTGGCAAACGTGGTTTACCGCATGCTCCGTGAGCAGGCGCGCAACCTGCCGGACTATCGCTTCAGCCAGCACCTCGGCCCGCAGGGCTCGTTGTTCATCGGCACCGAATACGTGATCCCGGGCTTCTACACCCAGACCGGTTATCAGCAGTATTTTTCGGTACAGGGCTCCGCGCTGGTCACCGACATCCTGCGTGACAACTGGGTGCTGGGCGAAGGCGCCGGCATCAGCGACATGGATCTGCGTCGCCTGATGGTCGAGCTGGAGCAACTGTACTTCCGCGACTACGCCAACTACTGGAGCGAGGCCGTTGGCCAGGTGGCACTGCCGCCGATCAGCGATGCCGGTGAAGGCGCCGAGCAACTGGCAGGCCTGACCTCGGCCAACTCGCCGGTGCTGGCACTGCTGACCGAAGTGCGCGAAAACACCCGCTTCCAGGCAGCCCCGGAGCCGGTGGATGAAGCCGGTGATGCCGCCGATGCGCTGGCGGGGCAGAAAGGCAAACTGGGCAAGGTCGGCAAACTCGCTTCCGCTGTCGCGGACAAGGCTGCGGCCATGAACGTGGCGAAGAATCTGCCGGACACCGCCAAGAAGTCGCTGCAACGTCGCTTCGAACCGCTGCATAAACTGCTCGACGACAACAACGGCCCGGCCGCTGACCTGACCCCGGCCTTCACCGCACTCAACGACCTGCAACTGCAACTGGCGGGCCTCGCCCGTTCCAGCACGCCAGAGCAAGCCGCGTTCGAACTGGCCAAGACCCGCATGAGCGGCCAGCGTGATGCGCTGACCAACCTGCGCAACGCGTCCGGTCGTCTGCCGCGTCCGCTGAGCGTGTGGTTCAACGTACTGGCCGAAGACTCGTGGCGCCTGGTGCTCAACGATGCTTACCAATACCTGAACGGCCGCTATCAGAGCGAGCTGTACAGCGTGTATGGCAAGACCATCAACCAGCGTTACCCGTTCAGCGCGTCGAGCACCAGCGACGTGGCGATCAGTGATTTCCGCGAGTTCTTCCGGGCTCAAGGCACCATCGACCGCTTCTTCGACAGCTACATGCGTCCGTTCGTCAGCGGTGATCCGGGCAGCTACCGGATGCGCAGCATCGACGGTCGCAGCCTGCCGGTGTCCAAGGTGTTCCTCGACCAGATGGCGGCGGCACTGAACATTCGTCAGAGCTTCTTCTCGATCAATCCGGCCGAGCCGACCGTGCAGTTCAAGTTGGAGCCGTACACCCTCGATCCGGCGGTCAGCCGTTCCGAGTTCAAGTTCGGCGACAAGACCATGGAATACCGCCACGGTCCGATCCTGCCCATGAACTTCAAGTGGCCGACCGATGCTGAAGACGGTCGCACCAGCCTCGTCATGGACAAGATGGCCGGCCGCCCGATCGGCATCGAGAAGAACTCCGGCCCGTGGTCGCTGTTCCGTCTGTTCGACCTGATGCAGACCGAGTACCTGACCGGTCGCGACGTGTTGGTGCTGAAAGCCGATGTGGGTGGCCTGCGCGCCAACTACCTGCTGACCAGCCAGCGCACGCCGAACCCGTTCGACATGGGCGTGATGCGCACCTTCCGTATGCCGGTGCAGCTCTGA
- a CDS encoding PP2C family serine/threonine-protein phosphatase, whose translation MLVASPWRSAARTDPGKVRSRNEDAFLDTPQHGLWVVADGMGGHQGGDIASQLIVASLAELPQHEDFDERLKAIRQCLHWLNRRLGQELTVTAGRHDSIMGSTVVALLVDGNRAACIWAGDSRCYMWRGQRLYQLSKDHSLQQQLIDEQQMSVEQAAAHPAAQALTRAVGAAEQLTLDVLELEVYPGDVFLLCSDGLYQGLSSDALGNALSLAAPHVALERLFDGALRGAARDNLTAVVIRQ comes from the coding sequence ATGCTGGTGGCCAGTCCCTGGCGCAGCGCGGCGCGAACCGACCCGGGCAAGGTGCGGTCGCGCAACGAAGATGCCTTCCTCGACACCCCGCAGCATGGGCTGTGGGTGGTCGCGGACGGCATGGGCGGTCATCAGGGTGGCGACATTGCCAGCCAGTTGATTGTCGCCAGCCTGGCTGAATTGCCGCAACACGAAGACTTCGACGAACGCCTCAAAGCCATCCGCCAGTGCCTGCACTGGCTGAACCGGCGCCTGGGGCAAGAGCTGACCGTCACCGCCGGGCGTCACGACAGCATCATGGGCAGCACCGTCGTGGCGCTGCTGGTGGACGGCAATCGCGCGGCCTGCATCTGGGCCGGCGACAGCCGTTGCTACATGTGGCGCGGGCAGCGCCTGTATCAGCTGTCGAAGGACCATTCTCTGCAGCAGCAACTGATCGACGAGCAACAGATGAGCGTCGAACAAGCGGCGGCGCACCCGGCAGCCCAGGCCTTGACCCGGGCGGTCGGCGCGGCGGAACAACTGACCCTCGATGTGCTGGAACTCGAGGTTTATCCGGGCGATGTGTTCCTGCTGTGCAGCGATGGCTTGTATCAAGGCCTGAGCAGCGATGCCCTCGGCAATGCTCTCAGCCTGGCGGCGCCGCATGTGGCGCTGGAACGTCTGTTCGACGGCGCCCTGCGGGGTGCCGCTCGCGACAACCTGACTGCCGTGGTGATCCGCCAATGA
- the tssJ gene encoding type VI secretion system lipoprotein TssJ, whose amino-acid sequence MSRRSTAFFQTLTALTLMVLLAGCSSMSPYSKVTKINLKITGSDQLNPDLNGRPSPIVVRLFELKHPVTFENADFFSLYERAKESLNPDLVASEELELRPGETVELKLSVEEGSRYIGILAAYRDLPETKWRHTFPITPLEVTEADLTLDQAGIRKTNEVLAKADD is encoded by the coding sequence ATGTCTCGCCGCTCGACCGCTTTTTTCCAGACGCTGACCGCGCTCACCCTGATGGTGCTGCTCGCCGGTTGCTCGTCGATGTCGCCGTATTCGAAAGTGACCAAGATCAACCTCAAGATCACCGGCAGCGATCAGTTGAACCCGGACCTCAACGGTCGTCCGTCACCGATCGTGGTGCGCCTGTTTGAACTCAAGCATCCGGTGACCTTTGAAAACGCCGATTTCTTCAGCCTCTACGAGCGCGCCAAGGAATCCCTCAACCCGGATCTGGTGGCCAGCGAAGAACTCGAACTGCGCCCGGGTGAAACCGTGGAACTGAAACTCAGCGTGGAGGAGGGCAGCCGCTACATCGGCATCCTCGCCGCGTATCGCGACCTGCCGGAAACCAAATGGCGCCACACGTTCCCGATCACGCCGCTGGAAGTTACCGAAGCCGATCTGACGCTGGACCAGGCCGGTATCCGCAAGACCAACGAAGTGCTCGCCAAGGCGGATGACTGA
- the tagH gene encoding type VI secretion system-associated FHA domain protein TagH: MELVFEMLNTKQFVPTELCQRTFKQAGGVIGRGEDCDWIIPDRKRHLSNHHAIVSYREGTFFLTDTSSNGVQDGDSGARLHKGEPVRIEHGSTYVLGDFEIRARLVRDPATFDGEAGLPRAAGTIIPDDAFLDLDPLKSLEQQERVYSEFEEMLAPVTDPEDSRQRADYARIDMESLMVPELIVEPKPEPVPAPKEVERQPQGFWDHFGAALGVDLKGLSHDEREALAVNAARLLRQSIGGLQQSLRTRSELKNELRLAQTTVQGTNKNPLKFAVDPSEALDILLHPHKPGHLPAEQAISRAFRDLQAHQVALLTASRAAVRGTLEHFSPEQLTLRFERDNKPLLATSGGRWRAFNRYHHALRQDDDWSERLLARDFAQAYEEQIRLISTLHTDHQG, translated from the coding sequence ATGGAATTGGTTTTCGAAATGCTGAACACCAAGCAGTTCGTGCCCACCGAGCTGTGCCAGCGGACCTTCAAACAGGCCGGCGGCGTGATCGGGCGGGGCGAGGACTGCGACTGGATCATCCCTGACCGCAAGCGTCACTTGTCCAACCACCACGCGATCGTCAGTTATCGCGAGGGCACGTTTTTCCTGACCGACACCAGCAGCAACGGTGTTCAGGACGGCGACAGCGGCGCACGTCTGCACAAGGGCGAACCGGTGCGCATCGAGCACGGCAGCACCTACGTGCTGGGCGACTTCGAGATCCGTGCGCGCCTGGTGCGTGACCCGGCGACCTTCGACGGTGAAGCGGGCCTGCCACGCGCCGCCGGCACCATCATTCCGGACGACGCGTTCCTCGACCTCGACCCGTTGAAGTCGCTGGAGCAGCAAGAGCGCGTGTACTCGGAATTCGAGGAAATGCTCGCGCCGGTCACCGACCCCGAAGACTCCCGTCAGCGCGCCGACTATGCGCGCATCGACATGGAAAGCCTGATGGTGCCGGAGCTGATCGTCGAGCCCAAGCCTGAACCTGTGCCGGCACCGAAAGAAGTCGAACGTCAGCCACAGGGTTTCTGGGATCACTTCGGTGCGGCACTGGGTGTCGATCTGAAAGGCCTGAGCCATGACGAGCGCGAAGCACTGGCGGTCAATGCCGCACGTCTGCTGCGCCAGAGCATCGGCGGTCTGCAACAGAGCCTGCGCACCCGTTCGGAGCTGAAGAACGAACTGCGTCTGGCCCAGACCACCGTGCAAGGCACCAACAAGAATCCACTGAAATTCGCCGTCGATCCGAGCGAGGCACTGGACATCCTGTTGCATCCGCACAAGCCGGGCCACTTGCCGGCCGAACAGGCGATCTCCCGTGCGTTCCGCGACTTGCAGGCGCATCAGGTGGCGCTGCTGACGGCCAGCCGCGCGGCGGTGCGCGGCACCTTGGAGCACTTCTCGCCGGAGCAACTGACCCTGCGTTTCGAGCGTGACAACAAGCCGTTGCTCGCCACTTCCGGCGGCCGCTGGAGAGCGTTCAACCGCTACCACCATGCGCTGCGTCAGGATGATGACTGGAGCGAGCGCCTGCTGGCCCGCGACTTCGCCCAGGCTTACGAAGAACAGATCCGCCTGATCTCCACCCTCCACACCGACCACCAAGGATGA
- a CDS encoding sigma-54-dependent Fis family transcriptional regulator: MFTQVPQPLLYAEALLAQFASLSRSADGAALLGDFVRGVAGLSGCELTQLYLLDATHTSLGMNAECLDGLLQPRGAASLPADYNGEQLLQFALCQNRVVCLDDLGGSLHETSFLPASFEAWQSLLCVPLVNGQKAVEGLLLCASRRHINLQGFADSLGQLGSFVLGQLHLLQRLRQPMDAAAPVVRSLPSASGYGLIGKSAAMRQTYSLISKVLHSPYTVLLRGETGTGKEVVARAIHDCGPRRSQAFIVQNCAAFPENLLESELFGYRKGAFTGADRDRAGLFDAANGGTLLLDEIGDMPLALQAKLLRVLQEGEIRPLGSNDTHKIDVRIIAATHRDLSVLVSEGKFREDLYYRLAQFPIELPALRQREGDILDLAKHFADKACTFLQRDPVRWSEAALDHLSGYTFPGNVRELKGLVERAVLLCEGGELLAEHFSLRLEPAPAPEDHCGLNLRERLEAVERNLLLDCLRKNDGNQTLAARELGLPRRTLLYRLGRLNINLGDFDG; this comes from the coding sequence ATGTTCACTCAAGTGCCGCAGCCACTGCTCTATGCCGAAGCCTTGCTGGCGCAGTTCGCCAGCCTGTCGCGCTCGGCGGACGGTGCTGCGCTGCTGGGTGACTTCGTGCGGGGCGTGGCCGGGTTGAGCGGTTGCGAATTGACGCAGCTGTACTTGCTCGACGCCACGCACACCAGCCTCGGAATGAACGCCGAGTGCCTCGACGGCTTGCTGCAACCGCGTGGCGCGGCGAGCCTGCCGGCGGACTACAACGGCGAGCAATTGCTGCAGTTCGCCCTGTGCCAGAACCGCGTGGTGTGCCTCGACGACCTCGGCGGCAGCCTGCACGAAACCAGTTTCCTGCCGGCGTCGTTCGAGGCGTGGCAGTCGCTGTTGTGCGTGCCGCTGGTCAACGGGCAGAAGGCTGTCGAAGGCCTGTTGCTGTGCGCCAGCCGTCGTCACATCAACCTGCAAGGCTTCGCCGATTCCCTCGGTCAGCTCGGCTCGTTCGTGCTCGGTCAATTGCACTTGCTGCAGCGCCTGCGGCAGCCCATGGATGCGGCTGCACCGGTCGTGCGCAGCCTGCCGAGTGCCAGCGGTTACGGCCTGATCGGCAAGAGCGCGGCGATGCGCCAGACCTACTCGCTGATCAGCAAAGTTCTGCACAGCCCGTACACCGTGCTGTTGCGCGGCGAGACCGGCACCGGCAAGGAAGTGGTCGCGCGTGCGATCCATGATTGCGGCCCGCGCCGGTCCCAGGCGTTCATCGTGCAGAACTGCGCGGCGTTCCCGGAAAACCTGCTGGAAAGCGAGCTGTTCGGCTACCGCAAAGGCGCCTTCACCGGTGCCGATCGCGACCGCGCCGGGCTGTTCGATGCGGCCAATGGCGGGACGCTGTTGCTCGACGAAATCGGCGACATGCCGCTGGCGTTGCAGGCCAAGTTGCTGCGCGTATTGCAGGAAGGCGAGATCCGTCCGCTGGGTTCCAACGACACCCACAAGATCGACGTGCGCATCATCGCCGCGACGCACCGCGACCTGTCGGTGCTGGTCAGCGAAGGTAAATTCCGCGAGGACTTGTACTACCGCCTCGCGCAGTTCCCGATCGAGTTGCCGGCCCTGCGTCAGCGCGAAGGCGACATCCTCGATCTGGCCAAGCACTTCGCCGACAAGGCCTGCACATTCCTGCAGCGGGATCCGGTGCGCTGGTCGGAAGCGGCGCTGGATCACCTGTCCGGTTACACCTTCCCCGGCAACGTGCGCGAACTCAAAGGCCTGGTCGAGCGGGCGGTGCTGCTGTGCGAGGGCGGTGAGTTGCTGGCCGAGCATTTCTCGCTGCGCCTGGAACCTGCACCGGCGCCGGAAGACCACTGCGGCCTCAATCTGCGCGAACGACTGGAAGCGGTCGAACGCAATCTGCTGCTCGACTGCCTGCGCAAGAACGACGGCAACCAGACGCTCGCCGCCCGGGAACTGGGCTTGCCCCGGCGCACGCTGCTTTATCGGCTCGGCCGTTTGAACATCAATCTGGGTGACTTCGATGGGTAG
- the tssK gene encoding type VI secretion system baseplate subunit TssK gives MNTHKVIWQEGMLLRPQHFQHNDRYYDHQMKTRTQLLGGYTWGFLNLEIDLQFLNMGKLVISEASGILPDGSLFELGGNTEPLALDVPPNTGNMPIYLALPLVTGNHIEARRPEQSDVLARYTAYETEVADSNAGDDSASQVKCGRPDFKLLLGEQQSDQAYVKLKICDVLDTTPDGVISLDPDFVPTYIQAHASSYLLSCLKEVISMLGHRGDTIAERIRSNGKVGGAEIGDFMMLQLINRTELLLRHYLGLEQVHPEELYRTLLTMLGDLATFSSDSKRPRLDSRYSHADQGASFRKLMESIRQVLSMVLEQHAIELILQARQYGIIVSPLHDHKLLGSASFVLAASANCDSEELRNRLPAHLKVGPVERIRQLVNLHLPGIKVKPLPVAPRQIAFHSNKTYFILELSSEDLAQLERSGGFAFHVSGEFAELELKFWAIRN, from the coding sequence ATGAATACCCATAAAGTCATCTGGCAGGAAGGCATGCTGCTGCGTCCGCAGCACTTCCAGCACAACGACCGCTACTACGATCACCAGATGAAGACCCGCACCCAATTGCTGGGCGGCTACACCTGGGGTTTCCTGAATCTTGAGATCGACTTGCAGTTCCTCAACATGGGCAAACTGGTGATCAGTGAAGCCTCGGGGATCCTGCCGGACGGCAGCCTGTTCGAGCTCGGTGGCAACACCGAACCGCTGGCACTGGACGTGCCGCCGAACACCGGCAACATGCCGATTTACCTGGCGCTGCCGCTGGTCACCGGTAACCACATCGAGGCCCGTCGCCCGGAGCAGTCCGACGTGCTGGCGCGCTACACAGCCTATGAAACCGAAGTGGCCGACTCCAACGCCGGCGACGATTCCGCGAGCCAGGTCAAATGCGGTCGCCCGGACTTCAAGCTGTTGCTCGGCGAGCAACAGAGCGACCAGGCCTACGTGAAGCTGAAGATCTGCGACGTGCTCGACACCACGCCGGACGGCGTGATCAGCCTCGACCCGGATTTCGTGCCGACCTACATTCAGGCCCACGCTTCCAGCTACCTGCTGTCGTGCCTGAAAGAAGTGATCAGCATGCTCGGTCACCGTGGCGACACAATTGCCGAGCGTATTCGTTCGAACGGCAAGGTCGGCGGCGCGGAAATCGGCGACTTCATGATGCTGCAACTGATCAACCGCACCGAACTGCTGCTGCGCCATTACTTGGGCCTGGAGCAGGTTCACCCGGAAGAGTTGTATCGCACGCTGCTGACCATGCTCGGCGATCTGGCGACCTTCTCCAGCGACAGCAAACGCCCGCGTCTGGACAGCCGTTACTCCCACGCCGACCAGGGTGCGAGCTTTCGCAAACTGATGGAGTCGATCCGTCAGGTGCTGTCGATGGTGCTGGAACAGCACGCCATCGAACTGATCCTGCAGGCGCGTCAGTACGGGATCATCGTGTCGCCGCTGCACGACCACAAACTGCTGGGCTCGGCGTCGTTCGTGCTGGCAGCCAGTGCCAACTGCGACTCCGAAGAACTGCGCAACCGCTTGCCTGCGCACCTCAAGGTCGGCCCGGTGGAGCGCATCCGTCAACTGGTCAACCTGCACCTGCCGGGGATCAAGGTCAAACCGTTGCCGGTGGCGCCGCGGCAGATCGCGTTTCATTCGAACAAAACCTATTTCATCCTCGAACTCAGTTCCGAAGACCTGGCACAACTCGAGCGCTCCGGCGGCTTCGCGTTCCACGTGTCCGGCGAATTCGCCGAGCTTGAACTGAAATTCTGGGCCATCAGGAACTGA